A part of Tachyglossus aculeatus isolate mTacAcu1 chromosome X3, mTacAcu1.pri, whole genome shotgun sequence genomic DNA contains:
- the MRPL36 gene encoding 39S ribosomal protein L36, mitochondrial yields the protein MASVFVKKMMVAVVSPLRHWSRQATTALRMPPPLRLGPLPPVWMGLGGWAGRPLFSRTPLPCPQPAALGFKTKGVLKKRCKDCYFVKRRGRWFVLCKTHPRHKQRQL from the coding sequence ATGGCGTCTGTCTTTGTAAAGAAGATGATGGTTGCCGTGGTCAGTCCCCTCCGCCACTGGAGCCGGCAGGCGACGACGGCCCTCCGGATGCCCCCGCCGCTTCGGCTCGGACCCCTGCCGCCCGTCTGGATGGGGCTGGGCGGCTGGGCGGGCCGCCCGCTCTTCTCCCGCACCCCGCTCCCCTGCCCGCAGCCCGccgccctgggcttcaagacaaAGGGAGTCCTGAAGAAGCGCTGCAAGGACTGCTACTTTGTGAAAAGGCGAGGACGATGGTTTGTCCTGTGCAAAACCCACCCGAGGCACAAGCAGCGGCAGCTGTAG